One genomic region from Deinococcus sp. JMULE3 encodes:
- a CDS encoding type II secretion system protein GspD, translated as MNRMLTLMLALSSASLTAYAATPAAVTATPALAVTLPSNPKLAKTVTVTLPSGAPLSTVLTAIAKATGLTLLSRDIPSVPVTLSIKGLTGKAALERLLSLYSDKIAAQLIGDTLVIAPPGAINALLTAPKPILVTVPVLLTADDAARLATLTGTTIVPVGEASIVSGTAEQVAQVQALLTTQVSTPAAPGTITDSVPMTRTDPDLARTTLAALHDVKLFAAYGRAYLQAPSAAALTAAKITLAQLEKDAPDRTATTTDQEPVPLAVPPADVQQQRTIQTSLSADLVTRIAASVSSTLKPTPLDAGTYVLRGPADDLTAFQTALSAAEVREAMRVIVVYPDVSSGTDATLKEIFPNASVRVVSGGLEVRATPIEQVRVSAYLQQVRLGTPTPVPTMEAVTLRVPLAYATAATLVQQLGTLYAQDGTKAEGGEKATTGTAAQGTGSTASSTTQGSTPSTSQSAGQSAGATLIGGVRVVADDRTRSVVLTGNPDAVARVKRTIEDLDARLPDVRMALRIEQISGSNGSDLGLDWKVGVGGFSIGHTDGALTAGYSAGLSPVTVEAKLQAARTSGRANTLLDTSFVAQDGRPSVFRNGGQLLLPVTNTSTGGGTSTTTQTRETYDYGLNVTLTPRLSPDGRVELQIQLDLGQTPRAGVQNSILVEKQTLTTIATVTPGETLLLGGVLSTDDSATKKGVPILSEIPVLGALFGKTSVTKGTSVLLISLQAADRSDTRGPAVPTVTPGAGVTQIKIPGR; from the coding sequence ATGAACCGCATGTTGACCCTGATGCTGGCCCTGTCCAGCGCATCCCTCACCGCGTACGCCGCCACCCCGGCGGCCGTCACCGCCACGCCCGCACTCGCGGTCACGCTCCCCAGCAACCCGAAGCTCGCCAAGACGGTCACCGTCACGCTCCCCAGTGGCGCACCACTCTCCACCGTCCTGACTGCCATCGCCAAAGCGACTGGCCTCACCCTCCTCTCCCGGGATATCCCAAGCGTGCCCGTCACCCTCTCCATCAAGGGCCTGACCGGCAAAGCTGCCCTCGAACGCCTCCTCAGCCTGTACAGCGACAAGATCGCCGCGCAACTCATCGGCGACACGCTGGTCATCGCCCCGCCAGGCGCCATCAACGCCCTGCTGACCGCGCCCAAGCCCATCCTCGTGACCGTCCCCGTGCTGCTGACGGCCGATGACGCGGCTCGCCTGGCCACCCTCACCGGGACGACCATCGTCCCCGTGGGCGAGGCGAGCATCGTCAGTGGCACGGCGGAGCAGGTCGCCCAGGTGCAGGCCCTCCTCACGACTCAGGTGAGCACACCCGCCGCTCCAGGCACCATCACCGACAGCGTGCCCATGACCCGCACGGACCCCGACCTGGCCCGCACGACCCTGGCAGCCCTGCACGACGTGAAACTCTTCGCCGCGTACGGCCGCGCGTACCTTCAGGCGCCCAGCGCCGCCGCGCTCACCGCCGCGAAGATCACCCTCGCGCAGCTGGAGAAGGACGCCCCCGACCGAACGGCCACGACCACCGATCAGGAGCCCGTTCCCCTGGCCGTGCCACCGGCCGACGTGCAGCAGCAGCGCACCATCCAGACGTCCCTCAGTGCTGACCTCGTCACCCGCATCGCCGCGAGTGTCAGCAGCACCCTGAAGCCCACACCGCTGGACGCGGGCACGTACGTCCTTCGCGGCCCCGCCGACGACCTGACGGCCTTCCAGACCGCCCTGAGTGCCGCTGAAGTGCGCGAAGCCATGCGCGTCATCGTGGTGTACCCGGACGTGTCCAGCGGGACGGACGCGACCCTGAAGGAGATCTTCCCGAACGCATCCGTCCGCGTGGTCAGCGGCGGCCTGGAAGTGCGGGCCACGCCGATCGAGCAGGTGCGTGTCAGTGCCTACCTGCAGCAGGTGCGTCTGGGCACGCCCACCCCGGTCCCGACGATGGAGGCCGTCACCCTGCGCGTTCCGCTCGCGTACGCCACGGCAGCCACCCTCGTGCAGCAGCTGGGGACCCTGTACGCGCAGGACGGCACCAAGGCGGAGGGCGGCGAGAAGGCCACGACCGGCACAGCAGCACAGGGAACTGGCAGCACAGCGTCATCTACCACCCAGGGCAGTACTCCTTCGACCAGTCAGAGCGCGGGACAGAGCGCGGGCGCCACCCTGATTGGGGGCGTGCGGGTGGTCGCGGATGACCGGACGCGAAGTGTGGTCCTCACCGGCAACCCGGACGCTGTGGCCCGCGTGAAGCGCACCATCGAGGATCTCGACGCGCGACTGCCCGATGTCCGCATGGCACTGCGCATCGAACAGATCAGCGGCAGCAACGGCTCAGACCTCGGTCTCGACTGGAAGGTCGGCGTGGGCGGCTTCAGCATCGGGCACACGGACGGTGCACTCACTGCCGGGTACTCGGCTGGACTGAGCCCCGTCACCGTGGAGGCGAAACTCCAGGCCGCCCGCACCAGCGGCCGCGCAAACACCCTGCTCGACACCTCGTTCGTCGCGCAGGACGGTCGGCCCAGTGTGTTCCGCAATGGTGGCCAGCTGCTCCTCCCGGTGACGAACACCAGCACGGGCGGCGGAACGAGCACCACCACGCAGACCCGCGAAACCTACGACTACGGCCTGAACGTCACCCTGACGCCCCGCCTGAGCCCTGACGGCCGCGTGGAACTCCAGATCCAGCTCGACCTCGGGCAGACGCCCCGCGCCGGCGTCCAGAATTCCATCCTCGTCGAGAAGCAGACCCTCACCACGATCGCCACCGTCACCCCCGGCGAGACCCTCCTCCTGGGCGGCGTCCTGTCCACCGACGACAGCGCCACGAAGAAGGGCGTGCCAATCCTCAGTGAAATCCCCGTACTCGGTGCCCTGTTCGGCAAGACCAGCGTCACGAAGGGCACCAGCGTGCTCCTGATCAGCCTGCAGGCCGCCGACCGGTCCGACACGCGCGGCCCGGCTGTCCCCACGGTGACCCCAGGCGCGGGCGTCACGCAGATCAAGATCCCCGGCCGTTAA
- a CDS encoding type 4a pilus biogenesis protein PilO, which produces MNQKALLPAVAVSLLGVLGVVKVTWPMVQTARAEQTRLRSEIDRLSADAAALPAEQQREAELRRADAELQQSLPDSEELPRVLDTLQLAAQRLGITTGKLSRTVRVSDVAGVTAVDLDLDISGTYARTQAYVQTIAALPRAFTARGISLSAGDDGQVTGSLKLTTYTRDSTPVKAPPSTTPTAIPTGGTP; this is translated from the coding sequence ATGAACCAGAAAGCCCTCCTCCCAGCCGTCGCCGTCAGCCTCCTGGGCGTACTCGGGGTCGTGAAGGTCACCTGGCCGATGGTGCAGACCGCCCGGGCCGAGCAGACCCGCCTACGCAGCGAGATCGACCGCCTCAGTGCCGACGCAGCCGCACTCCCAGCCGAGCAGCAGAGAGAAGCCGAGCTGCGCCGCGCGGACGCTGAACTCCAGCAGAGCCTCCCTGACAGCGAGGAACTCCCTCGCGTACTGGACACCCTCCAACTGGCCGCCCAGCGCCTCGGGATCACCACAGGCAAGCTCTCCCGCACCGTGCGCGTCAGTGATGTCGCAGGCGTCACCGCCGTGGATCTGGACCTGGATATCAGCGGCACGTACGCCCGCACGCAGGCCTACGTGCAGACCATCGCCGCGCTCCCCCGCGCCTTCACCGCCCGCGGGATCAGCCTGTCGGCCGGAGACGACGGTCAGGTGACCGGCTCCCTGAAACTCACCACCTACACCCGCGACAGCACACCAGTGAAAGCGCCCCCCTCGACAACACCCACTGCCATCCCGACCGGAGGGACACCATGA
- a CDS encoding type IV pilus twitching motility protein PilT — protein MIPVTPENISTVLDDLTRAGASDIQLKTGQPPLIALHGVWTPQTQYALLTGNDVTNLHQKLCRDTRYRDIPDSQPWDADYRTSTSLSNFRVSGGKEHGRPYLVLRPLPREIPSFNELRLLDDEMGETPHGVGHLTEGFKWVMRQKRGLILVTGPTGSGKSTTLASFVDHVNRTQCHNIITIEDPIEFVFRSKRSQILQREVGVDTSSFSGALRAALRQKPDIILVGEMRDAETINAAFRAAATGHLVLSTLHNNESAATVERIINEFPAEEQNRARHALSEILVGIFAQQLVPTIAGKRQVIHEAMVLTSNQRSIIRPNGETDNGYLQSLRDTLKARNPYGNRSMDNELKRAVAAGIISEEVAQEYAIQPEKWSAE, from the coding sequence ATGATCCCAGTCACCCCCGAAAACATCAGCACCGTCCTCGACGACCTCACCCGCGCGGGCGCCTCTGACATCCAGCTCAAAACCGGCCAGCCCCCCCTGATCGCCCTGCACGGCGTCTGGACCCCGCAGACGCAGTACGCCCTCTTGACCGGCAACGATGTCACGAACCTTCACCAGAAACTCTGCCGGGACACCCGCTACCGGGACATCCCGGACAGTCAACCCTGGGACGCCGACTACCGCACGTCCACCAGCCTCAGTAACTTCCGCGTGAGTGGTGGCAAGGAGCACGGGCGGCCCTACCTCGTCCTGCGGCCCCTCCCCCGCGAGATTCCCAGCTTCAACGAACTGCGCCTCCTGGACGACGAGATGGGCGAAACGCCGCACGGCGTCGGTCACCTCACTGAAGGCTTCAAGTGGGTGATGCGCCAGAAGCGCGGCCTCATCCTTGTGACCGGGCCGACCGGGAGCGGGAAGAGCACCACGCTCGCCAGCTTCGTCGATCACGTGAACCGCACCCAGTGCCACAACATCATCACGATCGAGGACCCCATCGAGTTCGTGTTCCGCAGCAAACGCAGCCAGATCCTCCAGCGGGAAGTCGGCGTGGACACCAGCTCCTTCAGTGGCGCCCTGCGCGCCGCGCTCCGGCAGAAACCCGACATCATCCTCGTCGGCGAGATGCGGGATGCGGAAACCATCAACGCCGCCTTCCGCGCCGCGGCCACCGGGCACCTCGTACTCTCCACCCTGCACAACAACGAGAGCGCCGCCACCGTCGAACGCATCATCAACGAGTTCCCGGCCGAGGAGCAGAACCGCGCCCGGCACGCCCTCTCCGAAATTCTCGTCGGCATCTTCGCGCAGCAGCTCGTCCCCACCATCGCCGGGAAGCGGCAGGTCATCCACGAGGCCATGGTGCTGACCAGCAACCAGCGCAGCATCATCCGCCCCAACGGCGAAACGGACAACGGATACCTGCAGTCCCTCCGAGACACCCTCAAAGCCCGCAACCCGTACGGGAACCGCAGCATGGATAACGAACTCAAGCGGGCCGTGGCAGCCGGGATCATCAGCGAAGAGGTCGCCCAGGAGTACGCCATCCAGCCCGAGAAATGGAGTGCCGAATGA